The DNA sequence GAGGTGGTCGAGGACTGCGGCCACTGGCTGTTCGAGGAGCAGCCGGCGAAGCTCACCGCCCTGCTGCTGCCGTTCCTCAAGGGTTGACGGACGGGCGGGTCAGCCCCGGCGGGCCGACTCGACGAACGCGCGCCAGGCGGCCGGGCGGAACGTCAGCACCGCCCCGGCGCGGTCCTTGCTGTCCCGGACGGCGACCACGCGCGGCAGGTTGTCGGCCACCTCGACGCAGTTGCCGCCGTTGGTGCTGCTCCGGGTGCTGGTGCGCCACCGGGCGCCGGTCAGGTCCGCCATGTCTCCGCCACCTCCGCTAGCAACTCCATCGACTGCCGGGGCGGCAGCGCCTCCCCCTCGATCGACTCCCAGGACGACCGGACCGCCAGCACGTCCTCGGTGTGGTCGATCACCTGGCCCTTGAGCTGATCGTCCAGATAGGCGACGTCCTCCCCGGTGGGGAGCGTAGCAAGCACGAAGGCCCCGGAGACA is a window from the Micromonospora sp. DSM 45708 genome containing:
- a CDS encoding DUF397 domain-containing protein; amino-acid sequence: MADLTGARWRTSTRSSTNGGNCVEVADNLPRVVAVRDSKDRAGAVLTFRPAAWRAFVESARRG